One region of Cheilinus undulatus linkage group 4, ASM1832078v1, whole genome shotgun sequence genomic DNA includes:
- the LOC121508394 gene encoding E3 ubiquitin-protein ligase TRIM39-like produces MAAANCRLCEDQFLCPICLDVFTDPVSTPCGHSYCKNCITQLWDGSLIWKCPVCLNVFTTKPDLRVNVFISEMVGQFRDKAQQEASSSSEQRESKPGEVLCDLCTGTKLTALKSCLNCMTSYCGTHLEPHLTTSRLKRHQLIDPVENLEDRICTTHDKPLELFCKTDQTCICMLCSILDHKTHDFVPLMEEYEEKRAELEEKEAEIEHMIHKRRLKIEEVRHSVDLSKEAADKDIAEGVRFFTALMASAEKNLNKLTETVEEKLKKKQEKADDVIKELEQEIAELQQHYTDVEQLSSSEDHLHLIQNFPTLKPAPPTKDWTGVRIHPPSHELTLLGALHQLDKTLSEEMKTLLQAELKRVQQYPVDVTLDPDTAHLQLFLSDDGKQVHHVDEKENLPDTPERFSNCVAVLGKQGFSSGRFYYEVQVEGKTKWTLGVAKESINRKENIPLSPEDGYWTICLRNTYKALAGPEVRLRPKAKPKKVGVFVDYEEGLVSFYNTKNETLICSYKKCFFTEKLFPYFSPCPNDGGMNSAPLIITPLTHTE; encoded by the coding sequence ATGGCTGCAGCCAACTGCCGTCTCTGTGAAGATCAGTTCCTGTGCCCCATCTGTCTGGACGTGTTCACCGATCCTGTCAGCACACCGTGTGGACACAGCTACTGCAAAAACTGCATCACCCAACTCTGGGATGGGAGCCTTATATGGAAGTGTCCGGTGTGTTTAAACGTTTTCACCACAAAACCAGACCTGCGTGTCAACGTTTTCATCTCAGAGATGGTCGGTCAGTTCAGGGATAAAGCTCAGCAGGAAGCCAGCAGCAGCTCGGAGCAACGAGAGTCCAAACCAGGAGAAGTTCTCTGTGACCTCTGCACTGGAACCAAACTAACAGCCCTCAAGTCCTGCTTAAATTGTATGACCTCCTACTGTGGGACTCACCTGGAGCCTCACCTGACAACCTCACGCCTGAAAAGGCACCAGCTGATCGACCCTGTGGAGAACCTGGAGGACAGGATATGTACAACGCATGATAAACCTCTGGAGCTGTTCTGTAAGACCGATCAGACCTGCATCTGCATGCTCTGCTCCATTTTAGACCACAAGACCCACGATTTTGTTCCCCTGATGGAAGAATATGAAGAAAAGAGAGCAGAgctggaggagaaagaggctgAAATTGAACACATGATCCACAAAAGACGACTGAAGATTGAGGAGGTCAGACACTCGGTCGACCTCAGTAAGGAGGCCGCAGACAAAGATATTGCAGAAGGTGTGCGATTCTTCACCGCCCTGATGGCGTCTGCTGAGAAAAACCTGAACAAGCTCACTGAGACGGttgaagaaaaactgaaaaaaaaacaggaaaaggctgatgatgtcatcaaagagCTGGAGCAGGAAATCGCTGAACTTCAGCAGCATTACACTGATGTGGAGCAGCTCTCCTCCTCTGAAGACCACCTTCATCTAATCCAGAACTTCCCCACCCTGAAACCTGCTCCACCCACCAAAGACTGGACTGGGGTGAGAATCCATCCACCATCTCATGAGTTAACGCTTTTGGGAGCTTTACATCAGCTGGATAAAACTCTCAGTGAAGAAATGAAGACGTTGTTACAAGCAGAGCTGAAGAGAGTCCAGCAGTATCCTGTAGATGTCACTCTTGATCCTGATACAGCACATCTGCAGCTCTTCCTGTCTGATGACGGGAAACAAGTTCATCATGTTGATGAAAAGGAGAATCTTCCAGACACCCCAGAGAGATTCTCTAATTGTGTTGCTGTTTTAGGAAAGCAGGGTTTCTCCTCGGGCAGATTTTACTATGAGGTTCAGGTAGAAGGGAAGACTAAGTGGACCTTAGGAGTGGCTAAGGAGTCCATCAACAGGAAAGAAAACATCCCACTGAGTCCTGAGGATGGTTATTGGACCATATGTCTGAGAAATACGTACAAAGCTCTCGCTGGACCTGAGGTCCGTCTCCGTCCAAAAGCCAAACCTAAGAAGGTGGGGGTGTTTGTAGATTATGAGGAGGGTCTGGTTTCATTTtataacacaaaaaatgaaacactgatCTGCTCCTATAAAAAGTGCTTCTTCACTGAGAAACTCTTCCCATACTTCAGTCCTTGTCCCAACGATGGCGGCATGAACTCTGCACCGCTGATCATCACTCCTCTCACTCACACAGAGTAG